A genomic region of Deinococcus sp. KSM4-11 contains the following coding sequences:
- a CDS encoding TRAP transporter permease has translation MSDPTRPISSDATLSPPGHEMTEGEKRALEIVEAAETGGRKLFGWQALLVTLLAVAWCLYQMYATQVGNVDTVTLRATHLGFAFALAYLVFPFRKTPGHPQTRVPWVDWILGIGATLTAAYLIRQYPDIANIQGGVLTTPDVWVGSAMIVLLLLTAWRTIGIAMPVVAIVFITYALTGPKGLIHGDLGPQLQLHAGATWPQVVGQLFANTEGIFGTGLGVSAQIVFLFVLFGAVFDKLGAGDWFMNVAQGLLGGFRGGPAKASVLSSALNGIISGSAISNVVTGGNITIGTMKRVGYSAEKAGAIEVASSSNGQLMPPVMGAAAFIMAQNLNIDYRALIAAAAIPAFLCYGALLVVTHIEALKLGLKGLPRNELPRVRKTLLSGWYYLIPLGYLLGTLTMNPEATPERIALYTVYMMLVMMVMQEIWLARRSGRSAGQGALDGLRKIVEAFEGAARSMVGIAVATGAAGIIVGIVTITGLGFGLADIVESVSAVFTNPFLKMLVVLFMAQLIALILGMGLPTTANYILMSALIVPIIVKVAGFDTGNPAQLLPAHMFVFYFGIMADSTPPVALAAFAAAAISGGNPVATGIQAFQYELRTALLAYMMFFNPQLLLIQDGRLGGVPVGDAIFMVVFAFIGLVAFSAATLRFLHRKTNPVQMLLLLVASFILIIPTNILYNLGALALIAAVYFWQRAGSRTEPPTPLPSAA, from the coding sequence ATGAGTGACCCGACCCGTCCGATCAGTTCCGATGCCACGCTGAGCCCGCCGGGCCACGAGATGACCGAGGGCGAGAAGCGCGCCCTCGAGATCGTGGAGGCCGCCGAGACCGGGGGCCGAAAGCTGTTCGGCTGGCAGGCGCTGCTGGTCACGCTGCTGGCGGTCGCATGGTGCCTGTACCAGATGTACGCCACGCAGGTGGGCAATGTAGACACCGTGACCCTGCGCGCCACGCACCTGGGGTTCGCGTTCGCGCTGGCCTATCTGGTGTTCCCATTCCGCAAGACACCGGGTCACCCGCAGACGCGCGTGCCGTGGGTCGACTGGATTCTGGGCATCGGGGCGACCCTCACGGCGGCGTACCTGATCCGGCAGTACCCAGATATCGCCAATATCCAGGGCGGAGTGCTGACCACTCCGGACGTCTGGGTAGGCAGCGCCATGATCGTGCTGCTACTGCTGACCGCGTGGCGCACCATCGGGATTGCCATGCCGGTAGTGGCGATCGTGTTCATCACGTACGCCCTGACCGGTCCCAAAGGCCTGATCCACGGCGATCTGGGCCCACAGCTGCAGCTGCACGCCGGAGCGACGTGGCCACAGGTGGTTGGGCAGCTGTTCGCGAACACCGAGGGCATCTTCGGCACGGGGCTGGGCGTGTCGGCACAGATCGTGTTCCTGTTCGTGCTGTTCGGCGCCGTGTTCGACAAACTGGGCGCCGGAGACTGGTTCATGAACGTGGCGCAGGGTCTGCTGGGCGGCTTCCGGGGGGGTCCCGCAAAGGCGAGCGTGCTGTCCAGCGCACTGAACGGCATCATCTCCGGCTCCGCGATCAGCAACGTAGTGACCGGTGGGAACATCACCATCGGCACCATGAAACGCGTCGGGTACTCGGCCGAAAAGGCCGGCGCCATCGAGGTGGCGAGCAGCAGCAACGGGCAGCTGATGCCGCCGGTGATGGGCGCAGCGGCGTTCATCATGGCGCAGAACCTGAACATCGACTACCGCGCCCTGATTGCCGCAGCGGCCATCCCCGCGTTTCTGTGCTACGGCGCGCTGCTGGTCGTGACGCACATCGAAGCCCTGAAACTCGGCCTGAAGGGCCTGCCCCGCAACGAGCTGCCGCGCGTCCGCAAAACGCTCCTGTCCGGCTGGTACTACCTGATCCCGCTCGGGTACCTGCTGGGCACCCTGACCATGAACCCCGAGGCCACGCCGGAGCGCATCGCCCTGTACACGGTGTACATGATGCTCGTGATGATGGTCATGCAGGAGATCTGGCTGGCCCGCCGAAGCGGCCGCAGCGCTGGGCAGGGCGCGCTGGACGGCTTGCGGAAGATCGTGGAGGCCTTCGAGGGCGCGGCGCGCAGTATGGTCGGGATCGCCGTCGCCACGGGCGCGGCCGGGATCATCGTGGGGATCGTGACCATCACGGGGCTGGGCTTCGGGCTGGCGGACATCGTGGAGAGCGTGTCGGCTGTGTTCACGAACCCCTTCCTGAAGATGCTGGTCGTGCTGTTCATGGCGCAGCTGATCGCCCTGATCCTGGGGATGGGGCTGCCCACCACCGCGAACTACATCCTGATGAGCGCGCTGATCGTCCCAATCATCGTGAAGGTCGCCGGCTTCGACACCGGGAACCCGGCGCAGCTGCTGCCCGCCCACATGTTCGTGTTCTACTTCGGCATCATGGCCGACAGCACGCCTCCAGTGGCCCTCGCTGCCTTCGCGGCGGCGGCCATCAGCGGCGGAAATCCTGTGGCCACAGGCATCCAGGCCTTTCAGTACGAGTTGCGCACGGCCCTGCTGGCCTACATGATGTTCTTCAACCCGCAGTTGCTGCTGATCCAGGACGGCCGCCTGGGCGGAGTGCCCGTTGGTGACGCGATCTTCATGGTGGTGTTCGCGTTCATCGGGCTGGTGGCGTTCAGCGCCGCCACGCTGCGCTTTCTGCACCGCAAGACGAACCCAGTGCAGATGCTGCTGCTGCTGGTCGCCTCCTTCATCCTGATCATCCCCACGAACATTCTGTACAACCTGGGAGCCCTTGCCTTGATCGCCGCCGTGTACTTCTGGCAGAGGGCCGGGAGCCGCACCGAGCCGCCCACCCCCCTGCCCAGCGCCGCCTGA
- a CDS encoding ATP-binding cassette domain-containing protein has product MSAQTVPVPLIETRGLSKAFGGVHALEDVDVQLYAGEVLGLLGHNGAGKSTLIKMLSGAYTPDSGQVLMNGEEVRLSSPRAAQNLGIETIYQNLALADNLDVAANIFLGRELMRGSVLDEDTMELEARRVLDRLKVNLPDLKKPVFNLSGGQRQCIAISRAIYFKAKVLIMDEPTAALGPQETAQVNELIGSLRQEGVGIFLISHDLHDVFDLADRVTVMKNGRVVGSSPTDQITQDEVLEMIIAGKVPMRR; this is encoded by the coding sequence GTGAGCGCCCAGACTGTCCCGGTTCCCCTGATCGAGACGCGCGGCCTCTCGAAAGCCTTCGGCGGCGTGCATGCCCTGGAGGACGTGGATGTGCAGCTCTACGCCGGCGAGGTGCTGGGCCTGCTCGGGCACAACGGGGCGGGCAAGTCCACCCTGATCAAGATGCTCTCCGGCGCGTACACGCCAGACAGCGGGCAGGTGCTCATGAACGGTGAGGAGGTGCGCCTGAGTTCCCCGCGCGCCGCGCAGAACCTCGGCATCGAGACCATCTACCAGAACCTCGCGCTGGCCGACAACCTGGACGTGGCCGCCAACATCTTCCTGGGCCGGGAGCTGATGCGGGGCTCCGTGCTCGACGAGGACACCATGGAGCTGGAAGCGCGCCGGGTGCTCGACCGCCTGAAGGTGAACCTGCCGGATCTCAAAAAGCCCGTGTTCAACCTGTCCGGGGGGCAGCGGCAGTGCATCGCCATCAGCCGCGCCATCTACTTCAAGGCGAAGGTGCTGATCATGGACGAACCGACTGCCGCGCTCGGCCCGCAGGAGACGGCGCAGGTGAACGAACTGATCGGGTCACTCCGGCAGGAGGGCGTGGGGATCTTCTTGATCAGCCACGACCTGCACGACGTGTTCGACCTCGCTGACCGCGTGACGGTCATGAAGAACGGCCGCGTGGTCGGCAGCTCGCCCACCGACCAGATCACGCAGGACGAGGTGCTGGAGATGATCATCGCCGGGAAAGTGCCTATGCGGCGCTGA
- the xylF gene encoding D-xylose ABC transporter substrate-binding protein produces the protein MKRLGMLMTTVLGVALLGSPAHAQKPVVVGVSWSNFQEERWKTDEAAIKAQLDKQGAKYLSADAQSSNEKQLSDIESLITRGATVLIVLAQDSEAVLPGIAKAKAEGIPVISYDRLIEDPWAFYISFDNKEVGRLQARMILAAQPKGNYAFIKGSPTDPNAQLLYDGQLEVLASAIKSGAIKNVGNQFTEGWKPEVAQRNMEQILTANANKVDAVVASNDGTAGGSVAALASVGLAGKVPVSGQDADKAALNRIALGQQTGTVWKDSRTLGTEAAKIAVMLSGGMKVSAIPGAKVFNGGPRKVAVSSTLLKPVVITKANLGTLITAKWATKDEICKGVTGAAAPTACR, from the coding sequence ATGAAACGACTTGGCATGCTCATGACCACCGTGCTCGGCGTCGCGCTGCTCGGCAGCCCCGCCCACGCCCAGAAACCCGTCGTGGTCGGGGTCAGCTGGTCGAACTTCCAGGAGGAACGCTGGAAGACCGACGAGGCCGCCATCAAGGCCCAGCTCGACAAGCAGGGCGCGAAGTACCTGAGCGCCGACGCCCAGAGCAGCAACGAGAAGCAGCTGTCCGATATCGAGAGCCTGATCACGCGCGGCGCGACCGTCCTGATCGTCCTCGCCCAGGACAGCGAAGCCGTGCTGCCTGGCATCGCCAAGGCCAAGGCCGAGGGCATTCCCGTGATCTCCTACGACCGCCTGATCGAGGATCCGTGGGCCTTCTACATCTCCTTCGACAACAAGGAAGTCGGCCGACTGCAGGCGCGCATGATCCTGGCCGCCCAGCCCAAGGGCAACTACGCCTTCATCAAGGGCAGTCCCACGGATCCCAACGCGCAGCTGCTGTACGACGGCCAGCTGGAAGTCCTGGCCAGCGCCATCAAGTCCGGCGCGATCAAGAACGTGGGCAACCAGTTCACGGAAGGCTGGAAGCCGGAAGTCGCGCAGCGCAACATGGAGCAGATCCTGACCGCCAACGCCAACAAGGTCGACGCCGTGGTCGCCTCGAACGACGGCACCGCCGGCGGCTCGGTGGCGGCGCTCGCCAGCGTGGGCCTTGCGGGCAAGGTGCCCGTCTCCGGCCAGGACGCCGACAAGGCCGCGCTGAACCGCATCGCGCTGGGGCAGCAGACCGGCACCGTGTGGAAGGACTCGCGCACGCTGGGCACCGAGGCCGCCAAGATCGCCGTGATGCTCTCGGGCGGCATGAAAGTCTCGGCCATTCCCGGCGCGAAGGTGTTCAACGGCGGGCCGCGCAAGGTGGCGGTCAGTTCCACGCTGCTCAAGCCGGTCGTGATCACCAAGGCCAACCTGGGCACCCTGATCACCGCCAAGTGGGCCACCAAGGACGAGATCTGCAAGGGGGTCACCGGCGCGGCCGCCCCGACTGCCTGCCGCTGA
- a CDS encoding TAXI family TRAP transporter solute-binding subunit, with protein MKKTTKQFLAVGALATAALALAQGSTFLTIGSGSTTGVYFPVATGMAKLINDSGSGVRANARSTGGSVFNVNALGTGELDAALVQNDITYYAYKGTGLPAFEGKANAKLRVMAMLYPEVLHLVALKDSNIKSVADLKGKRVVIGDLGSGTEQTAKQVLEAYGVTFEDLGQALRVSPAQGISLMQDKRADALFFTGGLGASVIAQIAQTLPVSLVPVAGNQAASLIKKYPFYVRYNIPGGQYKGVGATVPSVAVQATLVTTTNASDDTVYKAMKAMFDNEAALKAIHPSLAANFTLAKAVKGLPAPLHPGALKYYKEKGLNVK; from the coding sequence ATGAAGAAGACCACGAAGCAGTTCCTGGCCGTCGGCGCCCTGGCCACCGCCGCGCTGGCCCTCGCGCAGGGCAGCACCTTCCTCACCATCGGTTCCGGCAGCACGACCGGCGTGTACTTCCCGGTGGCGACCGGCATGGCCAAGCTGATCAACGACAGTGGCAGTGGGGTACGCGCCAATGCCCGCAGCACAGGCGGCAGCGTGTTCAACGTCAACGCGCTGGGCACGGGCGAGCTGGACGCCGCGCTGGTGCAGAACGACATCACGTACTACGCGTACAAGGGCACGGGCCTCCCGGCCTTTGAGGGCAAGGCGAACGCCAAGCTGCGCGTGATGGCCATGCTGTATCCCGAGGTGCTGCACCTGGTGGCCCTGAAGGACAGCAACATCAAATCCGTGGCCGACCTGAAAGGCAAGCGCGTGGTCATTGGCGACCTGGGTTCCGGCACCGAGCAGACGGCAAAGCAGGTACTGGAGGCCTACGGCGTGACCTTCGAAGATCTGGGGCAAGCGCTGCGCGTGTCGCCGGCGCAGGGCATCTCGCTGATGCAGGACAAGCGCGCCGACGCGCTGTTCTTCACCGGTGGCCTGGGCGCGAGCGTGATCGCGCAGATCGCGCAGACGCTGCCCGTGAGCCTGGTGCCGGTGGCGGGGAACCAGGCAGCCAGCCTGATCAAGAAATACCCCTTCTACGTGCGCTACAACATTCCCGGCGGGCAGTACAAGGGGGTGGGCGCGACCGTGCCGAGCGTGGCCGTGCAGGCGACCCTGGTGACGACCACGAACGCCAGCGACGATACCGTGTACAAGGCCATGAAGGCCATGTTCGACAACGAGGCGGCGCTGAAGGCCATCCACCCGAGCCTGGCGGCGAACTTCACGCTGGCCAAGGCCGTCAAGGGGCTACCGGCGCCGCTGCACCCCGGCGCGCTGAAGTACTACAAGGAAAAGGGCCTGAACGTCAAGTAA
- a CDS encoding sugar ABC transporter permease, whose amino-acid sequence MQSVRSTPRLPLLTRLGLDGRLVFMVLAIAVIWLTFHLFTDGIFISARNLWNLSVQTASVGVMVSGMVLVIVMRNIDLSIGSILGFTGMFMAVVNTRLITADTWWGTLLTLLLGLLLGAVVGALQGTWVARLGVPSFIVTLGGLLIFRGGAWLLTSGQTVAPLTESYQVLGGGLNGAIGGPASWGVGLLLMAAIVASDLYTRRQRENRGLPNRSLPLQLLFTGGSLLVVLGFVLVMNGYPDPRSGAPRGMPVPVLIMLVVTAIMMWVVRSTRFGRYVYAYGGNPEAARLAGINTERLTITVFALMGTLAALAGAIQTARLNAGTNSTGTLAELSVIAAAVIGGTSLSGGTGSIPGAFLGALLMASLINGMLLLDLSSAWQNVVQGLVLMVAVTIDVIAQKRRTR is encoded by the coding sequence ATGCAGAGTGTTCGGTCTACCCCCCGCCTTCCTCTCCTGACCCGGCTCGGCCTCGATGGCCGGCTGGTGTTCATGGTGCTGGCCATCGCCGTCATCTGGCTCACCTTCCACCTGTTCACCGACGGCATCTTCATCAGCGCCCGCAACCTCTGGAACCTCTCGGTGCAGACCGCCTCGGTGGGCGTCATGGTGAGCGGAATGGTGCTGGTCATCGTGATGCGCAACATCGACCTGTCCATCGGCTCGATCCTGGGCTTCACCGGCATGTTCATGGCCGTCGTGAATACCCGCCTCATCACGGCCGATACGTGGTGGGGCACGCTGCTCACGCTGCTGCTGGGCCTGCTGCTCGGCGCGGTGGTAGGGGCGCTGCAGGGCACCTGGGTCGCGCGGCTGGGCGTGCCCTCCTTCATCGTCACGCTGGGCGGCCTGCTGATCTTCCGGGGCGGCGCGTGGCTGCTCACGAGCGGCCAGACCGTCGCGCCGCTCACCGAGTCGTACCAGGTGCTGGGCGGCGGGCTGAACGGCGCCATCGGCGGGCCGGCGAGCTGGGGCGTGGGCCTGCTGCTGATGGCCGCCATCGTGGCGTCGGATCTGTACACGCGTCGGCAGCGCGAGAACCGCGGGCTCCCCAACCGCAGCCTGCCGCTGCAACTGCTGTTCACGGGCGGCAGCCTGCTCGTGGTGCTGGGCTTCGTGCTGGTCATGAACGGCTACCCGGATCCCCGCTCTGGCGCGCCGCGCGGGATGCCCGTGCCGGTGCTGATCATGCTGGTGGTCACGGCCATCATGATGTGGGTCGTGCGCTCCACGCGTTTCGGCCGCTACGTGTACGCCTACGGTGGCAATCCGGAGGCCGCGCGGCTCGCGGGGATCAACACCGAACGGCTGACCATCACGGTCTTCGCGCTGATGGGCACGCTGGCTGCGCTGGCCGGCGCGATCCAGACGGCCCGCCTGAACGCCGGGACGAACTCCACCGGCACGCTGGCCGAACTGAGCGTGATCGCGGCGGCCGTGATCGGCGGCACCTCGCTCTCGGGCGGCACAGGCAGCATTCCCGGCGCGTTCCTGGGCGCGCTGCTGATGGCCAGCCTGATCAACGGCATGCTGCTCCTCGACCTGTCGAGTGCGTGGCAGAACGTGGTGCAGGGACTGGTACTGATGGTCGCCGTGACCATCGACGTGATCGCGCAGAAGAGGAGGACGCGGTGA
- a CDS encoding amino acid ABC transporter ATP-binding protein: MTSERSVRASDSAPIIVAQDVQKHFGTFHALRGVTMSVRPGEVVVVIGPSGSGKSTFIRTLNALDPHDGGTINVDGIPLNGQGNMDAIRREVGMVFQSFNLFPHLTVLENITLAPTRVRRTSRADAQARGLELLRRVGIEEQAYKYPAQLSGGQQQRVAIARALAMDPKIMLFDEPTSALDPEMIKEVLDVMKELARSGMTMLVVTHEMGFAREVADRLLFFDQGNIVEDTTPEEFYANPKHERAKQFLSKILGH, from the coding sequence ATGACGTCCGAGCGATCCGTCCGCGCCAGCGATTCCGCCCCGATCATCGTGGCCCAGGACGTCCAGAAGCACTTCGGCACCTTTCACGCCCTGCGCGGCGTGACCATGAGCGTCCGCCCCGGCGAGGTCGTCGTCGTGATCGGCCCGTCCGGCAGCGGCAAGAGCACTTTCATCCGCACCCTGAATGCCCTCGACCCGCACGACGGCGGCACCATCAACGTGGACGGCATCCCCCTCAACGGCCAGGGCAACATGGACGCCATCCGGCGCGAGGTCGGCATGGTCTTCCAGAGCTTCAACCTCTTTCCCCACCTGACCGTGCTGGAGAACATCACCCTGGCCCCCACCCGGGTGCGCCGCACCAGCCGGGCTGACGCCCAGGCCCGCGGTCTGGAACTCCTGCGCCGCGTGGGCATCGAGGAACAGGCGTACAAATATCCCGCGCAACTGTCAGGGGGGCAGCAGCAGCGCGTGGCGATTGCCCGCGCCCTGGCCATGGATCCCAAGATCATGCTCTTCGACGAGCCCACCAGCGCCCTCGACCCCGAGATGATCAAGGAAGTGCTGGACGTCATGAAGGAACTGGCCCGCTCGGGCATGACCATGCTGGTCGTGACCCACGAGATGGGGTTTGCCCGCGAGGTCGCCGACCGCCTGCTGTTCTTCGATCAGGGCAACATCGTCGAGGACACCACCCCCGAGGAGTTCTACGCCAACCCCAAGCACGAACGGGCCAAGCAGTTCCTGAGCAAGATCCTGGGTCACTGA
- a CDS encoding MFS transporter has product MPAMPRMNWSRNEKLGILNGWGASLGDGFLNVPVVVAGFASRLGAPNWVIGLLPSIAAGGWMLPQLLVAARVRALPYKLPVYRSAAGARTGAYLAMVLVAGLLADRPALCLTLFVLAMLVNSLASGVSGLPFLEVVSKTVASDRRARFFGTRNLYGGLLAFGAGLIVRLILGSSLQFPYDYALIFALATIAYTFGYSVLGRVDEPPDPPQEPQGVRGELKAIPQTLRDPHFRAFLIVRLLLAGGSMSDPFYAANALRSLHFPPATLGIFVMALTGAAPLSNVVWQRVAERKGSRRIIRYATFFYGIAPLYAIVVGALHLGTWAYLGVFILTSVAAQGFNLGHTNHLLNIAPPGERSRYIGTLNTLVGGALFLPVLGGLIADAAGYTPVFVLSALFSAAAWWRCGKLRRDA; this is encoded by the coding sequence ATGCCCGCGATGCCGCGCATGAACTGGAGCCGCAACGAGAAATTGGGCATCCTGAACGGCTGGGGCGCCTCGCTCGGCGACGGCTTCCTGAACGTGCCCGTGGTCGTGGCGGGCTTCGCGTCCCGCCTGGGCGCGCCGAACTGGGTGATCGGACTGCTGCCGTCGATCGCGGCCGGCGGGTGGATGCTGCCGCAATTGCTGGTCGCCGCGCGCGTGCGGGCCCTGCCGTACAAGTTGCCGGTCTACCGCTCGGCCGCCGGAGCCCGCACCGGTGCGTACCTGGCCATGGTGCTGGTCGCGGGCCTGCTCGCCGACAGGCCCGCGCTGTGCCTCACGCTCTTCGTGCTCGCCATGCTGGTGAACTCGCTGGCGTCCGGCGTGTCGGGCCTGCCGTTCCTGGAAGTGGTCAGCAAGACCGTGGCCAGCGACCGGCGCGCCCGCTTCTTCGGCACGCGCAACCTGTACGGCGGCCTGCTTGCTTTCGGGGCCGGGCTGATCGTCCGGCTGATCCTCGGCTCCTCGCTGCAGTTCCCCTACGACTACGCCCTGATCTTCGCGCTGGCGACCATCGCCTACACCTTCGGGTACAGCGTGCTCGGCCGGGTGGACGAACCGCCGGATCCTCCGCAGGAACCGCAGGGCGTGCGGGGGGAGCTGAAAGCCATTCCCCAGACGCTGCGTGATCCGCACTTCCGGGCGTTCCTGATCGTCCGGCTGCTCCTCGCGGGCGGCAGCATGAGCGATCCGTTCTACGCCGCGAACGCCCTGCGCAGCCTGCACTTTCCGCCCGCCACGCTCGGTATCTTCGTGATGGCCCTGACCGGCGCCGCCCCACTATCGAACGTCGTGTGGCAACGCGTCGCGGAGCGCAAGGGCTCACGCCGTATCATCCGTTACGCCACCTTCTTCTACGGCATCGCTCCCCTGTACGCCATCGTGGTCGGGGCGCTCCACCTGGGCACCTGGGCGTACCTGGGCGTGTTCATCCTGACGTCAGTGGCCGCGCAAGGCTTCAACCTGGGGCACACCAACCACCTGCTGAACATCGCGCCGCCCGGCGAACGCAGCCGGTACATCGGTACCCTGAACACCCTGGTCGGTGGCGCCCTGTTCCTGCCCGTGCTGGGCGGCCTGATCGCCGATGCTGCCGGCTATACCCCGGTGTTCGTCCTGAGCGCCCTGTTCAGCGCCGCGGCGTGGTGGCGGTGTGGCAAGCTGCGGCGCGACGCCTGA
- a CDS encoding LacI family DNA-binding transcriptional regulator, producing the protein MRIRIKEVAERAGVSASTVSKVLSGHDVYAVRAETAQRVRQVARDLGYVPDVAARNLRTRRTGQLGVVLEAVGASEPDELLGDPSVSSAVRRTFDGAIMAGLSGAARELGVPALVVYPGGGHALHTFLDGRVDGLLVGCDPLRGHGLLASLAQATLPVVALWTQRVPESVGAVDVDHAGGAALATAHLIGLGHTRIVFYGGGIRSGVEHFARRQEGYARAMASAGLPALAALHDGPSLLHAVREGVSAVVAETDLGAAAAYRALRSAGLRVPDDVSLIGFDDIQGAEYIAGGLSTVYHPAAEMAAEGVQALMRRLSGEAPRQQLIPARLVLRRSTAAPRRATDTS; encoded by the coding sequence ATGAGGATCCGCATCAAGGAGGTCGCCGAGCGCGCGGGAGTGAGTGCGTCCACGGTCTCCAAGGTGCTGTCCGGGCACGACGTGTATGCCGTGCGCGCCGAGACGGCCCAGCGGGTCCGGCAGGTGGCCCGTGACCTCGGGTACGTGCCGGATGTGGCCGCGCGGAACCTGCGCACACGCCGCACCGGGCAACTGGGCGTGGTGCTGGAGGCCGTGGGTGCCTCGGAACCGGATGAGCTGCTGGGGGATCCGTCGGTGAGCAGCGCAGTGCGACGCACCTTCGACGGCGCGATCATGGCGGGCCTGAGCGGCGCGGCCCGGGAGCTGGGGGTGCCCGCGCTGGTGGTGTATCCCGGGGGCGGACACGCCCTGCACACCTTCCTGGACGGCCGGGTGGACGGTCTGCTGGTGGGCTGCGATCCGCTGCGTGGACACGGGTTGCTGGCCAGCCTGGCGCAGGCGACTTTGCCGGTGGTCGCGCTGTGGACCCAGCGGGTGCCGGAGAGTGTCGGTGCGGTCGATGTGGATCATGCGGGCGGCGCGGCGCTGGCGACCGCGCACCTGATTGGGCTGGGGCACACCCGGATCGTGTTCTACGGCGGTGGCATCCGCAGTGGAGTCGAGCATTTCGCGCGCCGTCAGGAGGGCTATGCCCGGGCGATGGCGTCGGCGGGACTGCCGGCGCTGGCCGCCCTGCACGATGGCCCGAGCCTGCTCCACGCGGTGCGGGAGGGTGTGAGCGCCGTCGTGGCCGAGACGGATCTGGGGGCCGCCGCCGCGTACCGGGCCCTGCGGTCGGCGGGGCTGCGCGTGCCGGACGACGTGTCCCTGATCGGTTTCGACGACATCCAGGGCGCGGAATATATCGCCGGTGGCCTGAGCACCGTGTACCACCCGGCCGCCGAGATGGCGGCGGAGGGCGTGCAGGCGCTGATGCGCAGGCTGTCGGGAGAAGCCCCACGTCAGCAGCTGATTCCGGCCCGGCTGGTGCTGCGCCGCAGCACGGCGGCTCCGAGGCGTGCCACCGACACGTCCTGA